From Microbispora sp. ZYX-F-249, a single genomic window includes:
- the gcvH gene encoding glycine cleavage system protein GcvH: MSTIPDDLSYTKEHEWVAGIEDGLTVTVGITAYAAEQLGDVVYVEVHPEVGTTVAAGDAVGEVESTKSVSDIFAPVSGEIVEINAAVTDTPALVNSDPYGEGWLFRVRVEEEPDDLLSAAEYTALTSGES; encoded by the coding sequence GTGAGCACCATTCCGGACGACCTGAGCTACACCAAGGAACACGAGTGGGTGGCCGGGATCGAGGACGGCCTCACCGTGACGGTGGGCATCACGGCGTACGCGGCCGAGCAGCTCGGCGACGTGGTCTACGTGGAGGTGCACCCGGAGGTCGGCACGACGGTCGCGGCCGGCGACGCGGTCGGCGAGGTGGAGTCCACGAAGTCCGTGAGCGACATCTTCGCGCCGGTGAGCGGCGAGATCGTCGAGATCAACGCCGCCGTCACGGACACCCCCGCGCTCGTCAACTCCGACCCGTACGGCGAGGGCTGGCTGTTCCGCGTGCGCGTGGAGGAGGAGCCGGACGACCTGCTGTCGGCCGCGGAGTACACCGCGCTGACCTCCGGCGAGTCCTGA
- a CDS encoding gamma-glutamyl-gamma-aminobutyrate hydrolase family protein, with product MARPVIGVTCYVEPARFTVWDMPAALLPYMYVEHVERAGGQPVILPPAGEPAELAGRLDGLIIAGGGDIDPARYGSAPAPQTGYVRKFRDDAEFGLMAAALEAGLPFLGICRGLQVLNVALGGTLHQHLPDVVGHTDHSPAPGTFGRLPVRLSPGLAKIYDGGDLTPAHYHHQAIDRLADGLEVTARSDDGIIEAVEVTGAAFALAVQWHPEADEDGPLFHALVAAARR from the coding sequence ATGGCTCGTCCCGTGATCGGCGTGACGTGCTACGTCGAGCCGGCGAGATTCACCGTGTGGGACATGCCGGCGGCGCTGCTGCCGTACATGTACGTCGAGCATGTCGAGCGGGCGGGCGGGCAGCCGGTCATCCTGCCGCCCGCCGGGGAGCCCGCCGAGCTGGCCGGGCGGCTGGACGGGCTGATCATCGCGGGCGGGGGCGACATCGACCCCGCCCGGTACGGCTCCGCCCCCGCCCCCCAGACCGGCTACGTCCGGAAATTTCGTGATGATGCCGAGTTCGGCCTGATGGCGGCGGCGCTGGAGGCCGGCCTGCCGTTCCTCGGCATCTGCCGGGGCCTGCAGGTCCTCAACGTGGCGCTCGGCGGCACCCTCCACCAGCACCTGCCCGACGTGGTCGGCCACACGGACCACTCCCCCGCTCCCGGCACGTTCGGCCGCCTCCCCGTACGGCTCTCGCCCGGGCTGGCCAAGATCTACGACGGCGGGGACCTGACGCCCGCCCACTACCACCACCAGGCGATCGACCGCCTGGCGGACGGCCTGGAGGTGACCGCCAGGTCGGACGACGGCATCATCGAGGCCGTCGAGGTCACCGGCGCGGCGTTCGCCCTGGCCGTGCAGTGGCACCCGGAGGCCGACGAGGACGGCCCCCTCTTCCACGCCCTCGTCGCCGCCGCCCGCCGTTGA
- a CDS encoding glutamine synthetase family protein, translating into MERLRDDVEAGRVDTVLLAVTDMQGRLQGKRLSARYFLEEVLDHAAEGCNYLLAVDVDMNTVDGYTMSSWERGYGDFVMRPDLSTLRRVPWHEGTVLLLADLVWEDGADVVASPRQILRRQLARLAERGWTAYVGTELEFVVYDDSYEQAWQRGYRDLTPANLYNVDYSLLGTSRIEPLLRRIRLGMEGAGLYVESAKGECNLGQHEIAFRYADALATCDNHVFYKNGAKEIAAQEGRSITFMAKPNQREGNSCHIHISLRDAAGTPVMAGGEPYGLSETGRRFIAGQLAAMRELTLLYAPNINSYKRFVPGSFAPTAVKWGVDNRTCSLRLVGHGPSLRIENRVPGGDVNPYLAVAAMIAAGLRGIDAGLELEEPFGGNAYDSGAERVPATLRDALALWEGSPIAEEVFGKDVVEHYANNARVELAAFDAAVTDWELYRGFERL; encoded by the coding sequence GTGGAGCGACTCCGCGATGACGTCGAAGCGGGCCGCGTGGACACGGTCCTGCTCGCGGTCACCGACATGCAGGGGCGGCTGCAGGGCAAGCGGCTGTCGGCGCGGTACTTCCTGGAGGAGGTGCTGGACCACGCCGCCGAGGGCTGCAACTACCTCCTCGCCGTGGACGTCGACATGAACACCGTGGACGGCTACACCATGTCGTCCTGGGAGCGCGGCTACGGCGACTTCGTGATGCGGCCGGACCTGTCGACGCTGCGCCGGGTGCCCTGGCACGAGGGAACCGTCCTGCTGCTCGCCGACCTGGTGTGGGAGGACGGCGCGGACGTCGTGGCCTCCCCCCGGCAGATCCTGCGCCGCCAGCTCGCCCGGCTCGCCGAGCGCGGCTGGACCGCGTACGTCGGCACCGAGCTGGAGTTCGTCGTCTACGACGACAGCTACGAGCAGGCCTGGCAGCGGGGCTACCGCGACCTGACCCCGGCCAACCTCTACAACGTCGACTACTCGCTGCTCGGCACCTCCCGCATCGAGCCGCTGCTGCGCAGGATCAGGCTCGGCATGGAGGGCGCCGGGCTGTACGTCGAGTCGGCCAAGGGCGAGTGCAACCTCGGCCAGCACGAGATCGCCTTCCGGTACGCCGACGCGCTGGCGACCTGCGACAACCACGTGTTCTACAAGAACGGCGCCAAGGAGATCGCCGCCCAGGAGGGCAGGTCGATCACCTTCATGGCCAAGCCGAACCAGCGCGAGGGCAACTCCTGCCACATCCACATCTCGCTGCGGGACGCCGCCGGCACACCGGTGATGGCGGGCGGCGAGCCGTACGGGCTGTCGGAGACCGGGCGGCGGTTCATCGCCGGGCAGCTCGCGGCGATGCGCGAGCTGACCCTGCTCTACGCCCCCAACATCAACTCCTACAAGCGGTTCGTGCCCGGGAGCTTCGCCCCCACCGCCGTCAAGTGGGGCGTGGACAACCGCACCTGCTCGCTGCGGCTGGTCGGCCACGGCCCCTCGCTGCGGATCGAGAACCGGGTGCCCGGCGGCGACGTCAATCCCTACCTCGCGGTCGCCGCCATGATCGCGGCGGGGCTGCGCGGCATCGACGCCGGGCTGGAGCTGGAGGAGCCGTTCGGCGGGAACGCCTACGACTCCGGCGCCGAGCGGGTGCCGGCCACGCTCCGCGACGCCCTGGCGCTGTGGGAGGGTTCGCCGATCGCCGAGGAGGTGTTCGGCAAGGACGTGGTCGAGCACTACGCCAACAACGCGAGGGTCGAGCTGGCCGCCTTCGACGCGGCGGTCACCGACTGGGAGCTCTATCGGGGGTTCGAACGGCTGTGA
- a CDS encoding aldehyde dehydrogenase family protein produces the protein MGALSGVRTAVKIVNPATEEVIAEVEMADAAEVDRAVERARRAFPAWSAVAPGERARLLRRFAQVVEDHAEELARLEITGAGHTIGNARWEAGNVRDVLNFYAGAPERNHGRQIPVPGGVDVTFAEPLGVVGIIVPWNFPMVVMTWGVAPALAAGNTVIVKPAEWTPLTALRLAELALEAGLPEGVLQVVPGEGEVAGARLVEHPDVRKIVFTGSTEVGRLIGAKAAEQVKRVTLELGGKSANIVFADADLDRAAESAPMAVFDNSGQDCCARSRILVERSVYDDFLPRLSQAVREVKVGDPNDPANQMGPLVSAEHRERVASFVTDAEVYAAGSCPDGPGYWFAPTVLAAPDGFDPLAPGSGAFHRAYTEEIFGPVVSVVPFDDEEHAVRIANHTAYGLSGSIWTRDVGRALRVARAVEAGNLSVNSHSSVRYWTPFGGFKQSGLGRELGPDALSAFTETKNVFIATE, from the coding sequence CTGGGAGCTCTATCGGGGGTTCGAACGGCTGTGAAGATAGTCAATCCGGCGACCGAGGAAGTGATCGCCGAGGTCGAGATGGCGGACGCCGCCGAGGTGGACCGCGCCGTCGAGCGCGCCCGCCGGGCGTTCCCGGCCTGGAGCGCGGTGGCTCCGGGCGAGCGTGCCCGGCTGCTGCGCCGCTTCGCGCAGGTCGTGGAGGACCATGCCGAGGAGCTGGCCCGGCTGGAGATCACAGGCGCGGGCCACACCATCGGCAACGCCCGCTGGGAGGCGGGCAACGTCCGCGACGTGCTCAACTTCTACGCGGGCGCGCCCGAGCGCAACCACGGCAGGCAGATTCCCGTGCCGGGCGGGGTGGACGTCACGTTCGCCGAGCCGCTGGGCGTGGTGGGGATCATCGTGCCGTGGAACTTTCCGATGGTCGTCATGACCTGGGGGGTCGCCCCGGCCCTCGCCGCCGGCAACACGGTGATCGTGAAGCCGGCCGAGTGGACCCCGCTGACCGCGCTGCGGCTGGCGGAGCTCGCCCTGGAGGCCGGGCTGCCCGAGGGCGTGCTGCAGGTCGTCCCGGGCGAGGGCGAGGTCGCCGGCGCCCGGCTCGTCGAGCACCCGGACGTACGGAAGATCGTCTTCACCGGCTCGACCGAGGTCGGCAGGCTGATCGGCGCCAAGGCCGCCGAGCAGGTCAAGCGGGTGACGCTGGAGCTGGGCGGCAAGAGCGCCAACATCGTCTTCGCCGACGCCGACCTGGACCGGGCCGCGGAGTCCGCGCCGATGGCGGTCTTCGACAACTCCGGCCAGGACTGCTGCGCCCGCTCGCGCATCCTGGTGGAGCGTTCCGTCTACGACGACTTCCTGCCGCGGCTGTCCCAGGCCGTGCGGGAGGTCAAGGTCGGCGACCCGAACGACCCGGCGAACCAGATGGGACCGCTGGTCAGCGCCGAGCACCGCGAGCGCGTCGCCTCGTTCGTCACGGACGCGGAGGTGTACGCCGCCGGTTCGTGCCCGGACGGCCCCGGCTACTGGTTCGCACCCACCGTGCTGGCGGCGCCGGACGGCTTCGACCCCCTCGCGCCCGGCTCGGGGGCCTTCCACCGCGCGTACACCGAGGAGATCTTCGGCCCGGTGGTGTCGGTCGTCCCCTTCGACGACGAGGAACACGCCGTACGCATCGCCAACCACACCGCGTACGGGCTGTCGGGGTCGATCTGGACGCGCGACGTGGGCCGGGCGCTGCGCGTGGCGCGGGCCGTCGAGGCGGGCAACCTGTCGGTCAACTCGCACTCCAGCGTCCGCTACTGGACCCCGTTCGGCGGCTTCAAGCAGTCGGGCCTCGGCCGCGAGCTCGGCCCGGACGCGCTGTCCGCATTCACCGAGACCAAGAACGTCTTCATCGCCACGGAGTAG
- the gcvT gene encoding glycine cleavage system aminomethyltransferase GcvT, whose protein sequence is MSRSTPLRGVHESLGATLTDFAGWQMPLRYGSESAEHNAVRTAAGLFDLSHMGEIFVVGAEAGEALDHALVGHLSVLAPGRARYTMIVNETGGILDDLIVYRLDEDQYMVVANASNHALVARELADRVRGYDARVTDRSDECALVAVQGPRSAEILAPLTDADLDELKYYAILPGVVAGTPVLIARTGYTGEDGFELFVLNQHAVPLWNALTEAGRDAGLVPAGLSARDTLRLEAGMPLYGNELSAAITPFEAGLGRVVRFDKPGDFVGKAALERVAAKDTTRRLVGLVARGRRVPRHGYPVTRDGAVVGEVTSGAPSQSLGRPIAMAYVDEDALEKGGLTVDIRGSQEPVDVVDLPFYRRSK, encoded by the coding sequence ATGTCCCGATCCACCCCGCTCCGCGGGGTCCACGAAAGCCTGGGCGCGACCCTGACCGACTTCGCGGGCTGGCAGATGCCCCTGCGTTACGGCAGCGAGTCGGCCGAGCACAACGCGGTGCGCACGGCCGCCGGGCTGTTCGACCTGTCCCACATGGGCGAGATCTTCGTCGTCGGGGCGGAGGCGGGCGAGGCCCTCGACCACGCCCTCGTGGGGCACCTCAGTGTCCTCGCGCCCGGCCGCGCCCGCTACACGATGATCGTGAACGAGACCGGCGGCATCCTGGACGACCTCATCGTCTACCGCCTCGACGAGGACCAGTACATGGTCGTCGCCAACGCCTCCAACCACGCCCTCGTCGCGCGTGAGCTCGCCGATCGGGTCCGGGGATACGACGCGCGGGTGACCGACCGGTCGGACGAGTGCGCGCTGGTCGCCGTGCAGGGGCCGCGCAGCGCCGAGATCCTGGCCCCGCTGACCGACGCCGACCTCGACGAGCTCAAGTACTACGCCATCCTCCCCGGCGTCGTCGCCGGCACGCCCGTCCTGATCGCGCGCACCGGGTACACCGGCGAGGACGGCTTCGAGCTGTTCGTGCTGAACCAGCACGCCGTGCCGCTGTGGAACGCCCTCACCGAGGCGGGCAGGGACGCCGGGCTCGTCCCCGCCGGGCTGTCGGCCCGCGACACGCTGCGCCTGGAAGCCGGCATGCCGCTGTACGGCAACGAGCTGAGCGCGGCGATCACGCCGTTCGAGGCGGGCCTCGGCCGGGTCGTCCGCTTCGACAAGCCCGGCGACTTCGTGGGCAAGGCCGCCCTCGAGCGGGTCGCGGCGAAGGACACCACCCGGCGCCTGGTCGGGCTGGTGGCGCGCGGCCGCCGCGTCCCCCGCCACGGTTACCCGGTCACCCGGGACGGCGCCGTCGTCGGCGAGGTGACCAGCGGCGCCCCGTCGCAGTCCCTCGGCCGCCCGATCGCCATGGCGTACGTCGACGAGGACGCCCTGGAAAAGGGCGGCCTGACCGTGGACATCCGGGGCAGCCAAGAACCGGTCGACGTCGTCGATCTGCCTTTCTACAGGAGGAGCAAGTGA
- a CDS encoding 3-oxoacyl-ACP reductase yields MQRLQDRVAVITGGGSGIGLATAHRFAQEGAKVVVADLDEEAGAKAAGEVGGLFVQADVANEDDVARMYRTAFEEFGSVDVAFNNAGISPPDDDSILETGIDAWRRVQEVNLTSVYLCCKHVIPYMQRQGKGSIINTASFVAVMGSATSQISYTASKGGVLAMSRELGVQFAREGIRVNALCPGPVDTPLLRELFAKDPERAQRRLVHVPIGRFARAEEIAAAVAFLASDDASFITASEFLVDGGISGAYVTPL; encoded by the coding sequence ATGCAGCGTTTGCAGGACCGCGTCGCCGTCATCACCGGCGGCGGCAGCGGCATCGGGCTGGCCACGGCCCACCGGTTCGCCCAGGAGGGCGCCAAGGTCGTGGTGGCCGACCTCGACGAGGAGGCCGGAGCCAAGGCCGCGGGAGAGGTAGGCGGCCTGTTCGTGCAGGCCGACGTGGCGAACGAGGACGACGTGGCCCGGATGTACCGGACCGCGTTCGAGGAGTTCGGCAGCGTCGACGTCGCGTTCAACAACGCGGGCATCTCCCCGCCGGACGACGACTCGATCCTCGAGACCGGCATCGACGCCTGGCGCCGGGTGCAGGAGGTCAACCTCACCAGCGTCTACCTGTGCTGCAAGCACGTGATCCCGTACATGCAGCGGCAGGGCAAGGGCTCGATCATCAACACCGCGTCGTTCGTCGCGGTCATGGGCTCGGCCACCTCGCAGATCTCCTACACCGCCTCGAAGGGCGGCGTGCTCGCGATGAGCCGCGAGCTGGGCGTCCAGTTCGCCCGCGAGGGCATCCGGGTCAACGCGCTGTGCCCCGGCCCGGTGGACACCCCGCTGCTGCGTGAGCTGTTCGCCAAGGATCCCGAGCGCGCCCAGCGCCGTCTCGTCCACGTGCCGATCGGCCGGTTCGCGCGGGCCGAGGAGATCGCCGCGGCGGTCGCCTTCCTCGCCTCCGACGACGCGTCGTTCATCACCGCCTCGGAGTTCCTGGTCGACGGCGGCATCTCCGGCGCGTACGTCACCCCGCTGTAG
- a CDS encoding amino acid deaminase/aldolase: protein MDDRQRLDQATAHLEPPFAVLDMDALRANAAAMVRRARGKPIRVASKSIRCRPVLERILAMDGVSGVMAFTLPEALWLVSTGLRDVLVAYPTADRTALRTLGSDEAAAREITVMVDSPEHLDLIESLRLPHRVRVCLDLDAGFVALGGRFRAGALRSPIREPEQAAEIAARIAERPGLRLAGLMAYEAQIAGVGDDVPGPYGRAVRLMQERSRRELVVRRGRIVRAVRQVADLEFVNGGGTGSIEKTVAERAVTEVAAGSGFFHPRLFDFYRGFTGRPAALFALPVVRKPAPDIVTVLGGGYPASGAPGPTRLPQPYLPAGLTYHPDEGAGEVQTPLLGEAAADLRLGDRVWFRHAKAGELCERFASLHLIEGDRVTEEVPTYRGEGRTFL from the coding sequence ATGGACGACCGCCAGCGCCTCGACCAGGCCACGGCCCACCTGGAGCCGCCCTTCGCCGTCCTCGACATGGACGCGCTCCGGGCGAACGCGGCCGCCATGGTGCGCCGGGCCCGGGGCAAGCCGATCCGGGTCGCCAGCAAGTCGATCCGGTGCCGGCCCGTGCTCGAACGGATCCTGGCCATGGACGGCGTCTCGGGTGTCATGGCCTTCACGCTGCCCGAGGCGCTGTGGCTCGTCTCCACCGGCCTGCGGGACGTGCTCGTGGCCTACCCGACCGCGGACAGGACCGCCCTGCGCACCCTGGGATCGGACGAGGCCGCGGCCCGGGAGATCACCGTCATGGTGGACTCGCCCGAGCACCTCGACCTGATCGAGAGCCTCCGGCTCCCCCACCGCGTCCGGGTGTGCCTGGACCTCGACGCGGGGTTCGTGGCCCTCGGCGGCAGGTTCCGCGCGGGCGCGCTGCGGTCGCCGATCCGCGAGCCCGAGCAGGCCGCCGAGATCGCCGCCCGCATCGCCGAGCGCCCCGGGCTGCGGCTGGCCGGGCTCATGGCGTACGAGGCCCAGATCGCCGGAGTGGGAGACGACGTGCCCGGGCCGTACGGGCGGGCGGTGCGCCTGATGCAGGAGCGGTCGCGACGTGAGCTGGTCGTGCGTCGCGGCCGCATCGTGCGGGCCGTACGTCAGGTGGCCGACCTGGAGTTCGTCAACGGCGGAGGCACCGGGAGCATCGAGAAGACCGTCGCCGAGCGGGCGGTCACCGAGGTCGCGGCGGGCTCCGGGTTCTTCCATCCGCGCCTGTTCGACTTCTACCGGGGCTTCACCGGCCGGCCGGCGGCGCTGTTCGCCCTGCCGGTCGTGCGCAAGCCGGCTCCGGACATCGTGACCGTGCTCGGAGGCGGCTACCCCGCCTCCGGTGCCCCGGGACCCACCCGGCTGCCCCAGCCGTACCTGCCCGCGGGGCTCACCTACCACCCGGACGAGGGCGCGGGCGAGGTGCAGACGCCCCTGCTCGGCGAGGCCGCGGCCGATCTCCGCCTCGGCGACCGCGTCTGGTTCCGGCACGCGAAGGCCGGCGAGCTGTGCGAGCGCTTCGCCTCGCTGCACCTGATCGAGGGCGACCGGGTGACCGAGGAGGTCCCGACCTACCGCGGCGAGGGCAGGACCTTCCTCTGA
- a CDS encoding AfsR/SARP family transcriptional regulator, which yields MKPSGDVIAGLAPRHRQLLALFLLNANVTLHRDRLIDLLWNGCPTKSARRNLTTYIAQMRRRLSPRDPGLSPLHSVAGGYLLSVPPGSVDAAVFNHFTAQGRIARDNGDYHNAARMLENALSLWRGDALSGMRHVDALAAWAERLDEDRRAATEDLFDVRLALGDHREIVGGLTQWARRHPLRERPHRQLMLALHRSGRTHDASASYQRLRRTLVDRLGTEPSPDTQALHQRIVTGDPSSIPARACAGHRPPRDLDHGL from the coding sequence ATGAAGCCCTCGGGGGACGTCATCGCCGGACTGGCCCCCAGGCACCGGCAACTCCTGGCGCTGTTCCTGCTGAATGCCAATGTCACGCTTCATCGGGACAGGCTGATCGATCTGCTCTGGAATGGCTGTCCCACTAAATCCGCGCGCCGGAACCTTACCACCTACATCGCACAGATGCGGCGGCGGCTCTCGCCGCGGGACCCCGGCCTTTCTCCGCTCCACAGCGTGGCGGGCGGCTACCTTCTTTCCGTACCGCCGGGATCCGTGGATGCTGCAGTATTCAACCATTTCACGGCGCAGGGCAGAATCGCGCGAGACAATGGCGATTACCACAATGCCGCGCGGATGCTCGAGAACGCGCTGAGCCTGTGGCGGGGCGACGCCCTGTCCGGCATGAGGCACGTGGACGCGCTGGCCGCGTGGGCGGAGCGCCTCGACGAGGACCGGCGCGCGGCGACCGAGGACCTCTTCGACGTACGGCTGGCGCTCGGGGACCACCGCGAGATCGTCGGCGGCCTGACCCAGTGGGCGAGGCGGCACCCGCTGCGCGAACGGCCGCACCGGCAGCTCATGCTGGCGCTGCACCGGTCGGGCCGCACCCACGACGCCTCGGCGTCCTACCAGCGGCTGCGCCGGACCCTGGTCGACCGCCTCGGCACCGAGCCGTCCCCCGACACCCAGGCCCTTCACCAGCGGATCGTCACCGGCGACCCTTCCTCCATCCCGGCACGCGCCTGTGCGGGACATCGCCCGCCCCGCGACCTCGACCACGGATTGTGA
- a CDS encoding DUF6286 domain-containing protein has product MSVVQGILAGSSARSAQGAGRAASSEGAESGTGPASGMGVAAGRVAGRRAAVRALRPARTPAAVAVASALALLAWALTAAVVTVMIGGSLPWRLPPRLLNLTPADPAVPVAAVGMIVCGVGLVALAIVPGRPRLVPLECRDPLLAMGLTRAGLRRTLAASAREVEHVRRAGVHILRRRIEVVVVADADTTGALLREVGAAVGDRLSGLGVRSRHEVVVRLRRRGG; this is encoded by the coding sequence ATGAGCGTCGTGCAGGGAATCCTGGCGGGTTCGTCGGCGAGGAGCGCCCAGGGCGCCGGAAGAGCGGCAAGCTCCGAAGGCGCCGAAAGCGGCACAGGCCCCGCAAGCGGCATGGGCGTGGCGGCGGGCCGCGTGGCCGGCCGCCGGGCCGCCGTGCGCGCCCTGCGGCCGGCCCGCACCCCGGCCGCCGTCGCGGTCGCCTCCGCCCTCGCCCTGCTCGCCTGGGCGCTCACCGCGGCGGTCGTCACCGTCATGATCGGCGGGTCCCTGCCCTGGCGGCTGCCGCCCCGGCTGCTGAACCTCACGCCGGCCGACCCCGCCGTCCCCGTCGCCGCGGTCGGCATGATCGTCTGCGGGGTGGGGCTGGTGGCCCTCGCGATCGTCCCCGGCCGTCCCCGGCTCGTGCCCCTGGAATGCCGGGACCCGCTTCTCGCCATGGGCCTGACCCGCGCCGGTCTGCGCCGGACGCTCGCCGCCTCGGCCCGCGAGGTCGAGCACGTCCGCCGGGCCGGCGTCCACATCCTCCGCAGGCGGATCGAGGTCGTCGTGGTGGCGGACGCGGACACGACCGGCGCCCTGCTGCGGGAGGTCGGCGCGGCCGTGGGAGACCGGCTGTCGGGTCTCGGCGTCCGCTCCCGCCACGAGGTCGTCGTACGGCTGCGCAGGAGAGGGGGCTGA
- a CDS encoding DUF3618 domain-containing protein, with translation MADTDPDALELKIERTRAELARTVDAIADRVSPKRVAERGVAKAKANARDFVTSVEDMVLGPRTYAPADDEGEQPAEYPAPNIAPVLIGIGVAVVVGAAIVLLRRRSR, from the coding sequence ATGGCGGACACCGATCCCGATGCGCTGGAGCTGAAGATCGAGCGCACGCGGGCGGAGCTCGCTCGCACGGTCGACGCCATCGCGGACCGGGTGAGCCCGAAGCGGGTCGCGGAGCGCGGCGTAGCGAAGGCGAAGGCCAACGCGCGCGACTTCGTCACGTCCGTGGAGGACATGGTCCTGGGGCCGCGCACGTACGCCCCGGCCGACGACGAAGGGGAGCAGCCCGCGGAGTACCCGGCGCCCAACATCGCCCCGGTGCTGATCGGAATCGGCGTGGCCGTCGTCGTGGGCGCGGCCATCGTGCTCCTGCGCCGCCGCTCCCGCTGA
- a CDS encoding L-serine ammonia-lyase: MAISVFDLFKVGIGPSSSHTGGPMAAAHKFVRGLHEDGLLEKVTRVEAILYGSLGLTGKGHGSDKAVLLGLSGDKPELVDVDTVDERLAAMRSSGTVTLYGVHEIPFVVGEHLVFERKLSLPHHPNGMRFTAYADDTVLREKVYYSVGGGFVVDENATGADRIKPDDTVLPYAFTTAHELLAHCAETGLSISGLMMENEKAFGRTEEEIRARLLHLWEVMAECVRRGTSREGVLPGGLKVRRRAHQLYRRLQGEADGTDPLRAMDWVTLFALAVNEENAAGGRIVTAPTNGAAGIVPAVLSYYMRFLPGADEDGVVRFLLTAGAIGVLFKENASISGAEVGCQGEVGSACSMAAAGLTEALGGTPEQVENAAEIGIEHNLGLTCDPIGGLVQIPCIERNAVASIKAIAAARIALRGDGRHFVSLDKAIKTMRDTGRDMLDKYKETSRGGLAVNVIEC, encoded by the coding sequence ATGGCGATCAGCGTCTTCGACCTGTTCAAGGTGGGAATCGGGCCGTCCAGCTCGCACACGGGCGGCCCGATGGCGGCGGCGCACAAGTTCGTCCGCGGGCTGCACGAGGACGGGCTGCTGGAGAAGGTCACCCGGGTCGAGGCCATCCTGTACGGCTCTCTCGGGCTGACCGGCAAGGGCCACGGCAGCGACAAGGCGGTCCTGCTGGGCCTGTCCGGCGACAAGCCCGAGCTGGTCGACGTCGACACCGTCGACGAACGGCTGGCGGCGATGCGGTCGAGCGGCACGGTCACGTTGTACGGCGTGCACGAGATCCCGTTCGTGGTCGGCGAGCACCTCGTCTTCGAGCGCAAGCTGTCGCTCCCCCACCACCCGAACGGCATGCGGTTCACGGCGTACGCCGACGACACGGTGCTGCGCGAGAAGGTGTACTACTCGGTCGGCGGCGGTTTCGTGGTGGACGAGAACGCCACCGGTGCCGACCGGATCAAGCCCGACGACACGGTGCTGCCGTACGCCTTCACGACCGCGCACGAGCTGCTCGCGCACTGCGCGGAGACCGGCCTGTCGATCTCCGGCCTGATGATGGAGAACGAGAAGGCCTTCGGCCGTACGGAGGAGGAGATCCGGGCCCGCCTGCTGCACCTGTGGGAGGTCATGGCCGAGTGCGTACGACGCGGCACCAGCCGCGAGGGCGTGCTGCCGGGCGGCCTCAAGGTGCGCCGCCGGGCCCACCAGCTGTACCGGCGGCTGCAGGGCGAGGCCGACGGGACCGACCCGCTGCGGGCGATGGACTGGGTCACGCTGTTCGCGCTGGCCGTCAACGAGGAGAACGCCGCGGGCGGCCGGATCGTCACCGCGCCGACCAACGGCGCCGCCGGCATCGTCCCGGCCGTCCTGTCCTACTACATGCGTTTCCTGCCGGGCGCCGACGAGGACGGCGTCGTCCGCTTCCTGCTCACCGCGGGCGCGATCGGCGTGCTGTTCAAGGAGAACGCCTCCATCTCCGGCGCGGAGGTGGGCTGCCAGGGCGAGGTCGGGTCGGCCTGCTCGATGGCCGCGGCGGGCCTCACCGAGGCGCTCGGCGGGACGCCGGAGCAGGTCGAGAACGCCGCCGAGATCGGCATCGAGCACAACCTCGGCCTGACCTGCGACCCGATCGGCGGGCTCGTCCAGATCCCGTGCATCGAGCGGAACGCGGTCGCCTCGATCAAGGCGATCGCGGCGGCCCGCATCGCGCTGCGCGGCGACGGGCGCCACTTCGTGTCGCTGGACAAGGCCATCAAGACGATGCGCGACACCGGCAGGGACATGCTCGACAAGTACAAGGAGACCTCGCGCGGCGGCCTCGCCGTCAACGTCATCGAGTGCTGA
- a CDS encoding type II toxin-antitoxin system PemK/MazF family toxin: MRGDVRLRAPRSPVGHEQHGERFAVVVQTDGFALPTLVVTPTSTSAGRAVSRPEIELDGKTTRVLVDQISAVDASRLGDFAGRLDPHEIHEIDVALRGFLGLVHR, encoded by the coding sequence ATGCGCGGTGACGTCCGCTTACGCGCCCCTCGAAGCCCGGTCGGCCACGAGCAGCATGGCGAGCGGTTCGCGGTCGTGGTGCAGACCGACGGCTTCGCTCTCCCCACTCTGGTCGTCACCCCCACGTCGACCAGCGCGGGGCGTGCCGTCTCCCGGCCGGAGATCGAACTGGACGGAAAGACCACGCGTGTACTGGTCGACCAGATCAGCGCCGTGGACGCTTCCCGGCTCGGCGACTTCGCGGGCCGCCTCGATCCCCACGAAATTCATGAGATCGACGTCGCCTTGAGGGGGTTCCTCGGCCTGGTCCACCGCTAG